In the genome of Bradyrhizobium sp. CB3481, the window TCTGCATCACCCGAGCCGGTTCAGTTTTGTGGCTGTCCGACAAGCACAGGGGTGGATGGCGTGAGCTGCGGTACCGTCTGCCCGGGCGGCGCAACGGCCGGAACATACGCCAAGGTTTCGGCGCAGGGGAGCTACTATACGCTCGTGAATTATCAGGTCGTTGCCTCCACCTACAGCTTCACCGCGCAATCGATAGCGAGGCTGAAGTGAGACTCGCAACGATATGGCGCGACAAACGCGGAGCTTCAGCGCTCGAATTCGCCTTGACCGCTCCGGTTTTCATTCTGTTCATGTTTGGGGTCATCGAGCTCGGACTGGTCTTGTGGACCCAGATGGGCATGCAACATGGAGCCCAAATGGCCGCGCGCTGTGCAACGGTCGATTCCACGCTGTGTCCAACGAGCAATCCGGAAGCTATTACCAGCTACGCCGCCCAACAGACATTCGGCCTCACGCTTCCCTCGCAGACGTTCACCTACTCCACGCCGGCTTGCGGCAATCAGGTGAGTGCAAGCTATTCGTTTCAGTTTCCGGCAATTCTCAACCTGTCTCCGTTAACGCTGACCGCGCAGGCATGCTTTCCAAGCTAGGATCGGACGCGAGGCCGATA includes:
- a CDS encoding TadE/TadG family type IV pilus assembly protein, giving the protein MRLATIWRDKRGASALEFALTAPVFILFMFGVIELGLVLWTQMGMQHGAQMAARCATVDSTLCPTSNPEAITSYAAQQTFGLTLPSQTFTYSTPACGNQVSASYSFQFPAILNLSPLTLTAQACFPS